The stretch of DNA GGATTCACATGGTATGCCACTCAAAGTTATTATCACAAAAGGCTCAGAAGCTGATTGCAAGCAGGCTGTTAATCTTATTGAAGAGATGAAAGCTGAGTACTTACTAGCCGACAGAGGGTACGATGTTAATTACATAATTGACCATGCCCAAGAATTGGGCATGAGAGTTGTTATTCCTCCTAAAAAGAACAGAATCACCCAGAGAAAATACAATAAAGATTTATATAAAATAAGGCATATTGTAGAAAACACCTTTCTTCATCTTAAAAGATGGAGGGGAATTGCAACCAGATATGCTAAAAATTCAGCTTCTTTCCTTGCCGCAATTCAGATTAGATGTTTATCTCTTTGGCTTAAAATCTCATGACGACATTATCTAATGCTAATAGTTTTAACTTATTATGCAACTTTTAATTGCACCACACTTAAACTATGATCCAAATATAACTAGACGCACCTCTGATAAATGTTGGCAAAATTTGTGGAGAACAAATAACTCCAAAAATAGCGCTTATGTAGTGGCCTTTAATATTGTGTTTTATTTGTTCGTAACTTATGGGTCTACAAAGTCTAAGTCTGGTGGTAAGACAAAAGATAAAAAAATCTTGCTAATTAAAAAAAAGTATGTTGTGCTTAGCACTCACAGTGAAAGACAAATTTATTTATGGGGTTGTATGTCTAATAATAAGCTAACCAGAGGGCAGAGAGAAGCTGTAGCTCTTCTTTCTATTGGAATGTTTCTGGAGTATTTCGACCTAATGCTGTATATTCATATGGCAGTGTTCTTAAACGAGATTTTTTTTCCGCAGGCTGATAAAACCACCGCTCAATTGGTTACTGCTGCAACTTTTTGTTCAACTTATCTGATGAGACCAGTGGGTGGTTTTATCATCGGGTGGATAGGTGACCGTATGGGAAGGAAAACGGTGATAATGATCACAACAACCATAATGGCAATTTCATGCATTGTGATGGCGTCTGTTGGAACTTATGCAGAGATTGGGGTGACAGCAAGTGTTGTGATGATATTATGCAGAATGTCGCAAGGGCTCTCTTCTGTCGGAGAAGCAATTGGCTCTGAAATATACATATCTGAAACCTTTAAATCACCTTACAAATATATATATTGTGGGATAATTGATATTAGTGGTATGATGGGGGGTATATTTTCTTTACTTGTTGCATCGTTTGCTCTCTCTGTTGGGTTGAATTGGAGATTGGCGTTTTGGATAGGGGCTAGTATAGCGATATTCAGCTTTGTAGCGAGAGTAAGACTGGGTGAAAGTAAGGAGTTTATAGAGCACCAAAATAAACTAAAAGCCCAAGCTGGTTTAGATAAACAGAAGGTGGAGGATAAATCAGTTCATCCAGAAAAAATAGATAAGAACGCTATTTTTGCATATTTTTTGATTCGTATTATAGCAGTGGCTTGTATTTATATTGTATTTGCATACATGGGTGAGTATATGAAGGAAAAATTGGGTTATACTTCTGAAGAGGTAATCCATCAAAATACAATCATTAGCATCTTGGTGATCATTGGCACAGTAGTAGCATTAAGTTTTGCAAAAAAATATCATCCCACAAAAATAGCTAAAGCTACGGTATTCTTTTTCCTGGTTTTTTTACCGTTTATTCCATGGTGGTTGTCTAATATTACTGGGGCCATATCATTAACATGCGTGCAGTTTGTGATGTTTTCTTTTGGGTTGTACTTAATTGGAATGGAGGTGGTCTGCTTCAAATATTTTCCCATTACTAAACGTTTTACCATCTTAGCAACCACGTTTGGGGTTGCCAGTGTGTTAGGGCAGATAGTAATTGCTTTTGGCCTGATCCCCCTGACGGAGCATTTAGGCTATTATGGGCTTTGGGTAATTTATATTCCTGTCATCGGCGGATTTTTATATGGGATTAATTATATTGAAAAGCTGGAGAAAAAAAGGGGGGTATATGATATTTATCCAAATGAAAAATCTATCAACATAAACTAATCTCGCACCATAATTGAAACAAATTCAGGAGATATAAATGAGTCATCCCAAACTTACAAAATATCAAAAAGAAGCAGTAGTATTGCTTTCTTTAGGAACTTTTCTAGAATATTTTGACTTAATGCTTTACCTTCACTTAGCAGTTTTTTTTAATGACCTGTTCTTCCCCCCGACTGAACCATGGATTGCTAAACTACTGGTTGCTGCAACTTTTTCTATCACCTACGTTACAAGACCAATAGGTGGATTTATTATCGGTTGGATTGGGGATCATATAGGCAGAAAAACCACTATAATTATCACGACATTTATAATGGCTTTCTCGTGCATTGTTATGGCAAATATCGGCACTTATGCGGAGATTGGCATCACCGCAACTATTGCGATGCTCTTGTGTAGAACGCTGCAAGGGTTTTCTTCTATGGGAGAAATAGTTGGAGCACAACTTTATATATCGGAAATTTTAAAACAACCTTATAAGTACGTATATACTGGTATTGTTGATATTGCAAGTTGGATCGGTGGGCTAATTGCTTTGGCAATAGGGGCTCTTGCTATTTCTGTACAACTTAATTGGAGGATGGCTTTTTGGGTCGGGGCAGTAATCGCTTTAGTTGGCATGTTTGCCCGTACAAGATTAAGGGAAACTCCAGAATTTGTGGACTATAGACGTAGAATGAAAATCAAGGCTGAGCTAAATAAACAAGATCCGGAAATTATAAAGCGTCTTAAGATTTATCAAGATAAGATGGATAAGAAAGTTATTGTCTCCTATTTCCTTATTCGGTTAGTAGTTGGCTCCTGTTTCTATATTACTTATGGTTATATGAGCGAGTTTATGAAGGATTCCTTGGGCATGACTGCTGCAGAAATAGTCAACCAAAATACGATTATAAGTATTGTAACATTGGTGGCGATGGTAGTGGCGCTGTGTTTTGTGAGGAAGTATCATCCAATAAAAATAGTCAAAGTAACGATATTCTTTTTTCTAATTTGTTTACCGTTCATTCCATGGTGGTTGTCTAATGTTTCAGGTACAATATCCTTAACTGCTTTGCAATTTGTGATGTTCTCTTTCGCAATATACGTGGTTGGAATGGAGGTAGTGTGTTTTAGGTATTTTCCTATTGCAACGAGATTTACCCTCATAGCCACAACATTTGGGGTTGCAAGTGCAATAGGGCAAGTGGTTATAACATTTGGTTTAATTCCATTAATGGAGCATTTAGGCTATTATGGGCTTTGGGTGATTTATGTTCCTGTTGCAATTGGTTTCTTATATGGGGTCAACTATATTGAAAAATTAGAGAAAAAAAGAGGCTCTTATTATAAATATCCAGAAGAAGAAAAGTTAGACATCCCAATTGACACGGCAATGGAGCAAAGTGGATTTAGTTATAACTTAGGAGAAGAATATAAAAACTATAACACGTATTGCAAGTACTCCCAAAAATTGCTTAATCGAATAGAAGACCTAAATCAACGTGCAAAGAAGAAAGTGAACATTGAGTTGATAAAAAAAGCCATTATTTTTGCAAAAAAATGGCATGGGTTAGATAAAAGAAACACAGGTGAACCATTTTACTCTCATCCCTTAGCTGTGGCCGATATTGTTTTGGACTATTATTTCAAAACTGATGTTATAGTAGCTGCAATATTGCACGACGTTGTTGAGGATACAGATTGTACAATTGAGTTGATAGAACAGGAGTTCAATCCGCGTATAGCGCAGATGGTAGATAGGCTTACTAAAATACAAAAACGAGATGATAAGATAGTAAAGCTGAGCTTAGACGAAACTGTTGATAACTTACATAAAATGCAGGATAACGAAGTGTTACTTATCAAACAACTCGACAGACTGCATAATATGCATACCATTAGCGGAATGAAGAAGGAGAAGCAAAGGAGAGCAGCTATTGAGACTATGAATATATTGATCCCCTCCATTGCAGACACCGTGGAGAAGCTAGACATTAGCGATAAGTTGAAATTAGAAGATGAGCTTTATAATCTTTCTAGTCCCTATCTTAAGGATGAGGATGAAGATCAGAATGAGGATGAGGATGATAAAGCTCCTCGACAAAAATAAGTGATAAAAATGCGAAATATGACAACGCCAATTTTTGAAGTTAGTAGGGTAAATTTGGTGGGAGTGTTCATAAATAGATAGAAAGAGCTAAAGCTTTGTTAAAAAATAAAACAAGGGATAATCTTAGCATTTCAGAACACTTGCTAAAGCGTTTAGTCTTGCGATTTAATCTAGCAAGCATATCCCTTAAGGAGGAATTGAAGCTCTCAACCAAACAAGTTTCAGACTTTGTCTGCAGATGTATTTGAGCAATTTTATAATGACAATAGACCTCATACCCATCTGTACACATATAACGAATTTGGTATTTTTCTCCTAGCTCACGAGCTAAATCTACGTAATTTTCTTTATCACCTGAACCTACTTTAAACGCAACAGTTTTGAATCTGTCCCTATCGACAGCAGTCCATATTCTTGTTTTATTCTCTTTTTTTTGACGTATGTATATAGGGTTCTGTCGCATCTGTTAATTTTTGAAATAAAAAGTAAAAATTAAGAATTTTTAACTCCCGATTTTCCGCACTTTGAAATTTTCACTTTTCACTTTTTGCACTGAATTTTCACAGATGCGACAGAACCATCCGCGTGCAACGTGGAAATCGAACCTGGGAGCGTTGAAAGATAAAATAAGGATAAATGTGATGGTTTGATTTAAGGAAGTTTGGACCATGGTCTAAAAAAATTAACAAAAAACTGGTTTCCCCAAGAATTCAAAAGATTTCTTTGAGGTGGGATATGGTAATTTTTAGCTTTTTATTGATTCTGCGAAGCGTGATTTTATGGGTTCTGTCGCATCTGTGAAAATTCAGTGCAAAAAGTGAAAAGTGAAAATTTCAAAGTGCGGAAAATCGGGAGTTAAAAATTCTTAATTTTTACTTTTTATTTCAAAAATTAACAGATGCGACAGAACCCAGTATTTTATTGGATCAAACAAGCAGGGAAAGTAGTAGATGAGATGGTGACGAATCAAAAGATAGAGGGAGATAAGAAGCGTATAGAGATATTAGAGATGGATGAGCTATATACATACGTCAAAAAAAAGAGAATAAAACAAGAATATGGACTGCTGTCGATAGGGACAGATTCAAAACTGTTGCGTTTAAAGTAGGTTCAGGTGATAAAGAAAATTACGTAGATTTAGCTCGTGAGCTAGGAGAAAAATACCAAATTCGTTATATGTGTACAGATGGGTATGAGGTCTATTGTCATTATAAAATTGCTCAAATACATCTGCAGACAAAGTCTGAAACTTGTTTGGTTGAGAGCTTCAATTCCTCCTTAAGGGATATGCTTGCTAGATTAAATCGCAAGACTAAACGCTTTAGCAAGTGTTCTGAAATGCTAAGATTATCCCTTGTTTTATTTTTTAACAAAGCTTTAGCTCTTTCTATCTATTTATGAACACTCCCTTGTTTTATAGTTGGACATGTTCAAAACAACATGATCTCACCATCTTTTCCAGAAAGGGAGCGTTGAAAGATAAAATAAGGATAAATGTGATGGTTTGATTTAAGGAAGTTTGGACCATGGTCTAAAAAAATTAACAAAAAACTGGTTTCCCCAAGAATTCAAAAGATTTCTTTGAGGTGGGATATGGTAATTTTTAGCTTTTTATTGATTCTGCGAAGCGTGATTTTATGAGCTTAGGCAGTAAGAACCGTTAAACGTTTTAAATTAAAGCAGATAGCATTCATAAATTCAGCAAACTGATTTTTGGCAATTCCTATGTATCGCAATCGTTTATTATCTTGAGAAAACACCCTCTCAAACGGAGCCCTTATGGAAGTATAGTATCGATCAAGGTCAAAATTCTTTTGCTTCATATTGTTTTTCTTGATGGCGCAAAAATGAATACCTCTGCTTTTAGCTGCATTCTTTGCTGGTGCAACACAATACCCTTTGTCAGCATAAACTGCTCCACTATTTGGTAAAACATGCGCAACTCCCTTTGCATCGGTAACATTAGCAGGCGTTATAGCAACCTTGTTGATCATTCCGGATTGAATATCTACGCTTACATGTTTTTCTTATAGCCATACCAAAATTTACTACCACCCTTGCACCCTATTTTGGCTTGTTTATCATGTGCGACTTTAGGCAAGACTTCGTTGTTAAGTTTTTCATATTTTTGTTTTCTGGCTTCATCCCGCTCTTCCCATAAATTAGCTTTGGAGATCAAGTGACTTGCATCAACAAAAGTAAATACCTCGCTCATATATCCTTGAGATTTTAGTTGATCTCTAAAAATGGCAAAGATTTTTGATAACAAATTTGTTCGGCACCGTCAAGTTAAAAAAGTTGAGGTGCAAAAGGTATTGAGAGAAGAGGGAAAAAATAGTAAATTGGAGCAAAATAAAAAATAATAGAAAAACAATGGAAGAAAGAGCGAGCAGATACAGATATCCAATGGTGATAATAGGACATGCAGTTTGGTTGTACCACAGATTTAATTTGAGTTATAGAGACGTAGCAGAAGAGTTGTTATAAAGGGGTATAGAAGTAAGCCATGAAACGATAAGAGCATGGTGTATTAAATTTGGAAAAAGGTTTTTAGATATAATCAAGAAGAAGCAGAGGAAAGTAAAGGATAAATGGCATTTGGATGAGATGAGCATTAAAATTAACGGTAAATATTTTATTTTGTGGAGAGCTGTAGATGAAGATGGATATGAGATAGATGTCTTCCTACAGACCAGACGTAATAAAAAGTCTGCGATAAGGTTTTTATCAAGATTATTACAATCAAATCCAGTACCCAGAGTAATCGTGACAGATAAATTAAAAAGCTATACCAAACCTATAAAAGAAATGTGCCCTAAAACAGAGCATAGGCGCCATAAAGGATTAAATAATAGGGTTGAAAATGCACACCAACCAACACGCAGGAAAGAGAAATGCCTAATAAAATTCAAATCTCCTTCTGGGGTACAGCAAACTCTTTCTTTGATGGGAAAAATAAGGAACATATTTTCAGTAGATGTGGGCAGGTATATTAACAGTTCTAGCAAGCAAAAAGAAATGTTTTTTGAAGCTAAATCTATTTGGGATCACGCCGCTCAATCCATAGCTGCTGCATAATTTTCAAAAAGATGCTCTGTCACGCCCTTACCTCCATTAACTTGACGGTGCCCCCCTTTCCCTTTGCAATATTTACATTCTATTTTCTCCATTTTTCCCTTTCTTTTTTTTCCTTCCCTCTCCTTATATCACATTCTTTTCTTCTTTCCTATCCCTTTTAAAACACTCCCATAAGGACGGGCAGTCTATAGTTGCCATAGTCCATACTGTTGATAAATGTATACCTCTAGTAAATCAAGGGTTGGCAAATTTATAGACGAAAGAGAACTTAGAAAAGAGCTAGGAATACAAGCAATGAGCATGAGGCGCGTACATATGTACCTAAACGTTATGCGAAATCCGAAGTATTTTGAGGCCAATTTTTCAAGTTAACGGAGTATATGCTTCCAATTTCTTAGTCTTGCTTCTTGCTTGGGCTATAAGTGTTCATTTGCTCGAAGAAATCATAATTACTTTGTGAATATTTCAACTTATTAATTAAAAATTCTATCGCTTCTGTTGAACTCATAGGGCTTAATATTTTTCTTAAAACCCATGCTTTACTTAGGTTTCCTTTATCTACTATTAATTCTTCTTTTCTAGTTCCAGATTTAGTTATATCAATCGCGGGGAAAACCCTTTTATCAGCTATCTTTCTGTCCAGTATGATCTCTGCATTACCGGTTCCTTTAAATTCTTCGAATATTACTTCGTCCATTCTAGAACCAGTTTCAATTAATGCAGTAGCAATAATGGTAAGAGAACCACCACCCTCTATGTTCCTTGCCGCCCCAAAGAATTTTTTTGGTCTTTGTAGCGCGTTAGAATCAACGCCCCCGCTTAGTACTTTACCTGAAGAAGGCGCTACATCGTTGTATGCCCTTGCCAGCCTAGTTATAGAGTCTAGTAACACGACAACATCTTTTTTCGCTTCAACCAGCCTTTTTGCTTTTTCTATAACTATCTCAGCTAACTGTACATGACGATGCGATGGCTCGTCAAACGTTGAACTTACTACTTCACCCTTAACCGACCTAAGCATGTCTGTAACTTCCTCTGGCCTTTCTCCTACGGATAAAACTATCAGGTATATCTCTGGATAGTTTTTGGCTACGGCATGTGCAATGTTTTGCATTAAAACCGTCTTCCCGGTTCTAGGAGGCGCAACAACCAATGCTCTTTGTCCTTTGCCTAAAGGGGATACTATGTCAATAATGCGTCCACTTAATGTACTTTTGCTTCCGTCTAAAAATTCCAAGCTTATTCTGTCTTCTGGATAAAGAGGGGTTAAATCTTCGAAATGTATTCTGTGTTTACTACTTTCTGTTGATTGATAGTTGATTGTTTGGACATTTACAATTGCAAAATACCTTTCATCTTTTTTTGGAGCTCTAATCAGACCAGTTATAGTATCACCGGTTCTTAGACCAAACCTTCTAATTTGGTTGGGGGACACATAAACATCATTAGAGCATGGGATATAGTTTGATTTGGCAGATCTTAAAAACCCATAACCATCCGGCAATATTTCTAACACACCTTCTCCTACTATATCCACCCCCTTTTCGGCATAATCTTTCAAAATGGCGAATACCAAATCATGACGGTTTAGACTGTTTGGATTTTTAAGGTCTAGAGATTCTGCAAGCAATACAAGCTCATCTGGAGACTTGTTTTTAAAGTCACTTAAATTTAAGGTTTCTCTAGCTATTTTATTTTGTTCTGCATTGTTTTTGGAATCTAAGTGACGATGATTATAGTCTTTATCTTCCACTCTCTCTTGAATGGATTTTTCATCACTAGGTTTGGCTTTATGATCCACTTTTAACCTGTAGCTAAGCTTTTTCACACTTTTATCCGTTTTCTCTTGAGCATCTTTTACGCTGCCAAAATTATCCTCTGAATCTATAGCACCTAATGTGCCATTTACCTTTTTCATTTTTTGAATTGTATATTGTTTGTAATTAAGACGAAAAACCCCATCCAGTGCTTGTATGCAAGTCTAGTGTGATTTTTCATTGTTATCGAATTGCCCGATCATAATTGTATTTTTATTTTTCGTCAACAATTTAAATATTTTGTACCCGGCGCTGTTAAGTAAGTATAGCTAACAAGGTTGTTTTATGAAATAAAATCGGTATCGATGCAAAAATCATATCGAATGCCTTGGAGTATCGTTTCGTCCT from Candidatus Bandiella woodruffii encodes:
- a CDS encoding MFS transporter; the protein is MQLLIAPHLNYDPNITRRTSDKCWQNLWRTNNSKNSAYVVAFNIVFYLFVTYGSTKSKSGGKTKDKKILLIKKKYVVLSTHSERQIYLWGCMSNNKLTRGQREAVALLSIGMFLEYFDLMLYIHMAVFLNEIFFPQADKTTAQLVTAATFCSTYLMRPVGGFIIGWIGDRMGRKTVIMITTTIMAISCIVMASVGTYAEIGVTASVVMILCRMSQGLSSVGEAIGSEIYISETFKSPYKYIYCGIIDISGMMGGIFSLLVASFALSVGLNWRLAFWIGASIAIFSFVARVRLGESKEFIEHQNKLKAQAGLDKQKVEDKSVHPEKIDKNAIFAYFLIRIIAVACIYIVFAYMGEYMKEKLGYTSEEVIHQNTIISILVIIGTVVALSFAKKYHPTKIAKATVFFFLVFLPFIPWWLSNITGAISLTCVQFVMFSFGLYLIGMEVVCFKYFPITKRFTILATTFGVASVLGQIVIAFGLIPLTEHLGYYGLWVIYIPVIGGFLYGINYIEKLEKKRGVYDIYPNEKSININ
- a CDS encoding MFS transporter encodes the protein MSHPKLTKYQKEAVVLLSLGTFLEYFDLMLYLHLAVFFNDLFFPPTEPWIAKLLVAATFSITYVTRPIGGFIIGWIGDHIGRKTTIIITTFIMAFSCIVMANIGTYAEIGITATIAMLLCRTLQGFSSMGEIVGAQLYISEILKQPYKYVYTGIVDIASWIGGLIALAIGALAISVQLNWRMAFWVGAVIALVGMFARTRLRETPEFVDYRRRMKIKAELNKQDPEIIKRLKIYQDKMDKKVIVSYFLIRLVVGSCFYITYGYMSEFMKDSLGMTAAEIVNQNTIISIVTLVAMVVALCFVRKYHPIKIVKVTIFFFLICLPFIPWWLSNVSGTISLTALQFVMFSFAIYVVGMEVVCFRYFPIATRFTLIATTFGVASAIGQVVITFGLIPLMEHLGYYGLWVIYVPVAIGFLYGVNYIEKLEKKRGSYYKYPEEEKLDIPIDTAMEQSGFSYNLGEEYKNYNTYCKYSQKLLNRIEDLNQRAKKKVNIELIKKAIIFAKKWHGLDKRNTGEPFYSHPLAVADIVLDYYFKTDVIVAAILHDVVEDTDCTIELIEQEFNPRIAQMVDRLTKIQKRDDKIVKLSLDETVDNLHKMQDNEVLLIKQLDRLHNMHTISGMKKEKQRRAAIETMNILIPSIADTVEKLDISDKLKLEDELYNLSSPYLKDEDEDQNEDEDDKAPRQK
- a CDS encoding IS1 family transposase, which translates into the protein MRQNPIYIRQKKENKTRIWTAVDRDRFKTVAFKVGSGDKENYVDLARELGEKYQIRYMCTDGYEVYCHYKIAQIHLQTKSETCLVESFNSSLRDMLARLNRKTKRFSKCSEMLRLSLVLFFNKALALSIYL
- a CDS encoding IS1 family transposase, producing the protein MWTAVDRDRFKTVAFKVGSGDKENYVDLARELGEKYQIRYMCTDGYEVYCHYKIAQIHLQTKSETCLVESFNSSLRDMLARLNRKTKRFSKCSEMLRLSLVLFFNKALALSIYL
- a CDS encoding transposase — its product is MINKVAITPANVTDAKGVAHVLPNSGAVYADKGYCVAPAKNAAKSRGIHFCAIKKNNMKQKNFDLDRYYTSIRAPFERVFSQDNKRLRYIGIAKNQFAEFMNAICFNLKRLTVLTA
- a CDS encoding IS6 family transposase; translated protein: MEVSHETIRAWCIKFGKRFLDIIKKKQRKVKDKWHLDEMSIKINGKYFILWRAVDEDGYEIDVFLQTRRNKKSAIRFLSRLLQSNPVPRVIVTDKLKSYTKPIKEMCPKTEHRRHKGLNNRVENAHQPTRRKEKCLIKFKSPSGVQQTLSLMGKIRNIFSVDVGRYINSSSKQKEMFFEAKSIWDHAAQSIAAA
- the rho gene encoding transcription termination factor Rho; this encodes MKKVNGTLGAIDSEDNFGSVKDAQEKTDKSVKKLSYRLKVDHKAKPSDEKSIQERVEDKDYNHRHLDSKNNAEQNKIARETLNLSDFKNKSPDELVLLAESLDLKNPNSLNRHDLVFAILKDYAEKGVDIVGEGVLEILPDGYGFLRSAKSNYIPCSNDVYVSPNQIRRFGLRTGDTITGLIRAPKKDERYFAIVNVQTINYQSTESSKHRIHFEDLTPLYPEDRISLEFLDGSKSTLSGRIIDIVSPLGKGQRALVVAPPRTGKTVLMQNIAHAVAKNYPEIYLIVLSVGERPEEVTDMLRSVKGEVVSSTFDEPSHRHVQLAEIVIEKAKRLVEAKKDVVVLLDSITRLARAYNDVAPSSGKVLSGGVDSNALQRPKKFFGAARNIEGGGSLTIIATALIETGSRMDEVIFEEFKGTGNAEIILDRKIADKRVFPAIDITKSGTRKEELIVDKGNLSKAWVLRKILSPMSSTEAIEFLINKLKYSQSNYDFFEQMNTYSPSKKQD